Genomic DNA from Candidozyma auris chromosome 1, complete sequence:
GGCCCTTTCAGATGGATTCTAATGGTGAGCTTGGATCCCGTGCTTCATAGCATGGTGAGAGCGATGTTCAAAGACAAGCCAACGATGTTACCTATTAAAACGAACCAGATACAACACAAAGTAAATCATCTGTCACAGGGATTGCTCTCCGGCTCACCTTTAGAGAGTCTGGCTCATTTAAGGCAACAAATGCAAGACATATTACCGAACACTAAGGTATTATGGTTGCTCGTTGATAGGTTCTTTTCCGTGGTGTATCCTTATGCTCCTGTCCTCGATGAATCTACCGTAAGGGCACTGTTTGCCAGTTTGGTAGGTCCACAAACATTACGTGAAGAGCCAGTCCATGTCCTTGCAAATGACGAGTTGGATTTTTTTAACTTTGGAATTCTACTTATGGTGCTTCGCTTGGCCCACTTATCCTTAACTGACTATAAGTGCAAAGTTGTCACATCATCTCTGTTTCTGCAGCATTCGATGACGTACTTATCGCATTACAACATTCCCGATAAATTCGCTCAGGTGGCACAGAAATGCTTGACCCAGTACAACTTGTTTGAGGATGTAACCCTCGAGGCTATTCAACTTCTCACCTTGATATGCGTCCACAATAAGGTGAATCCAGAGGGTTTTGGATCCGACTTCAATAACCGAACCTTGAGTGCGATGTTATACCTGATGGCGCATTGCCGTAGAATCAATCGTGAACCATACGGTCTTGGTTCCGATGATGCCAGCCAAAAACAATACATGCTCTCTCAGAAGATATGGTACACACTTCTACTCTTGGATGCAACTGATGCAGCGTTTTCAGGAAGCACTGTCACGAACAATCCTGATTCTTACGACATAAAACTACCCGTCTTTCAGCCGGCAATTTCAAACGTGAATAATCTCGAGACAGAGCGCATTCTCATCGAAAGCTTTGAAATTCGTCACAAATTCAGTAACCTCATCGCCGAGGGAGCAGTATTAACCGGTACGCTCGCCGGTGACGTACCAATCAAAACTCTCATGGAGAAAGTTAGTGACCTAGAAGAGTTCCAAGCCAAAATTCATGAAAAGATCCGACTAGCTATCCGTCTGGATCCTGTAAATGAAAGTGATTCCTTTTACAGAAATCATTTGCTTTGCATTCTCCTGAATGTACAGTACTTCTTGTTCGGCGTTTATACCCACGTTTATTTCAatcatttgaaaaagaaagagttTGGTCTTGCCGCTAATGCCGAAACAAAGCTTATAACTTCTATGACGCAAAATATTCTACCATTGTTGCCTATGCTTCTTGGACATGTGAGAAACCCTTTTGCTGGATCAACGGAtctcttctccatgtcAATGTTTATCAATTGCACCAAAAATATCACATTTATTCTTGTTAGCTTGTCGATTAAGTACAAGAGTCAATTCGCCTCCATGAAGTGCAACAATAATCACCAAGGTAGAATGAAGGTTGATCCGAGGTACAGTAACCTTTATGAGGCTTTGGAAAAGTACGTTGCAACCCTTGACGAGGTATTGGTGATAATTGGGAATTTCCACAGTcagttgaagaacaagagtTCTTTTGTGAAAAAGCTTGACTTTGGGCATAAACAACTTCACGGTATGCTCGAAGGTGTTCAAGGGTCGTCTGGAGACAAAGCCTACATCAGGACGTCCTCCCTGTTTTTGGAAGGAAGCAATCACATAATTCGAGAAGGTATTGACCGAGCTGAATTTACTACCCTTCGTCAAAGGCAAGCTCCTCTGGAGCATTCAGGTACAACTGCTGATTACTTTGACAATCGTGTTTTTCAAGGTTTCGAGAGTTCAGCATATAAAGAGTTTTTTGACGTCCCTTTATCCGAAAATATTTATTAGGTTATTTATTAAACGTAACCGTTAGAAAACACTCTCGTATCTCTTTATGTGCATATGCGTCATCCTGAGTATAGGGCGGAAATATCCCGGAAAAATCGGGGAGGTCTCATAACGGGAGCAGAATCTATATTACCTCCGCAACAACATTGCAGTCTAAAAT
This window encodes:
- a CDS encoding fungal specific transcription factor domain-containing protein, whose protein sequence is MPCSACIKFKAQCDYSEFAKNFPTNRAGEHNKVFKSELGSDGRDEVTMLKERLMALEEAVKRNTAKRRSQVIQSVPELKASSEAKISFSVPLKVPDAKSPPYLKDWGPFRWILMVSLDPVLHSMVRAMFKDKPTMLPIKTNQIQHKVNHSSQGLLSGSPLESSAHLRQQMQDILPNTKVLWLLVDRFFSVVYPYAPVLDESTVRASFASLVGPQTLREEPVHVLANDELDFFNFGILLMVLRLAHLSLTDYKCKVVTSSSFSQHSMTYLSHYNIPDKFAQVAQKCLTQYNLFEDVTLEAIQLLTLICVHNKVNPEGFGSDFNNRTLSAMLYSMAHCRRINREPYGLGSDDASQKQYMLSQKIWYTLLLLDATDAAFSGSTVTNNPDSYDIKLPVFQPAISNVNNLETERILIESFEIRHKFSNLIAEGAVLTGTLAGDVPIKTLMEKVSDLEEFQAKIHEKIRLAIRSDPVNESDSFYRNHLLCILSNVQYFLFGVYTHVYFNHLKKKEFGLAANAETKLITSMTQNILPLLPMLLGHVRNPFAGSTDLFSMSMFINCTKNITFILVSLSIKYKSQFASMKCNNNHQGRMKVDPRYSNLYEALEKYVATLDEVLVIIGNFHSQLKNKSSFVKKLDFGHKQLHGMLEGVQGSSGDKAYIRTSSSFLEGSNHIIREGIDRAEFTTLRQRQAPSEHSGTTADYFDNRVFQGFESSAYKEFFDVPLSENIY